In the Corynebacterium kroppenstedtii genome, one interval contains:
- a CDS encoding alpha/beta hydrolase: MADKLSSLVAHLDKRGPHRVLVGDLDYVGIPGKVYLPANGNNVPGVVFGHDWMTDISAYHGTLRHLASWGIAVAAPDSETGFKPNPGAFANDLMTCMSVISGVQMGQGSITVHPEKLVLAGHGFGASAAVLAAAGEWGSSVSSDSEVSAHSVSVGSGSITTSDTPGPKGLTGVAAIFPRSTSPRASDAAENIEVPGLILAPGQDSILIGDESLRIAANWKGDSYYRRVNKASQSVMSEKVVKNMMLGLGSPGFSQRAALRGLLVAFVRATAEGDKKYSGVLSDEDLKGTEFLERDDIANELPENADVMERLRDAL, encoded by the coding sequence GTGGCTGACAAACTTTCATCGCTCGTAGCTCATCTTGATAAACGTGGCCCACACCGGGTTCTCGTGGGAGACCTCGATTATGTCGGGATCCCTGGCAAGGTCTATCTTCCCGCGAACGGCAATAACGTTCCCGGTGTTGTCTTCGGTCACGACTGGATGACCGATATTTCCGCATACCACGGCACTCTTCGCCATTTGGCGAGTTGGGGCATCGCCGTCGCTGCACCGGATTCCGAAACTGGTTTCAAGCCGAACCCCGGTGCCTTTGCCAATGACCTAATGACCTGCATGTCTGTGATCTCGGGTGTCCAGATGGGACAAGGTTCTATTACTGTTCACCCGGAGAAACTTGTGCTGGCTGGGCATGGTTTCGGCGCTAGTGCGGCTGTTCTTGCCGCGGCCGGCGAATGGGGTTCCTCGGTGTCCTCGGATTCCGAGGTGTCCGCCCATTCGGTCTCGGTGGGGTCCGGATCTATTACTACATCTGATACTCCGGGGCCGAAGGGTTTAACCGGTGTAGCTGCCATTTTCCCGCGCAGTACGTCCCCGCGGGCGTCGGACGCTGCGGAGAACATCGAGGTCCCCGGCCTCATTTTGGCCCCTGGTCAAGATTCTATTCTTATTGGCGACGAGTCCCTCCGCATCGCTGCGAACTGGAAGGGCGATTCCTATTACCGACGCGTGAACAAGGCTTCGCAATCGGTGATGTCGGAAAAGGTTGTGAAGAATATGATGCTGGGGCTGGGTTCGCCCGGCTTTTCGCAGCGTGCTGCACTTCGCGGGCTGCTTGTCGCTTTCGTCCGTGCGACGGCGGAGGGCGACAAGAAGTACAGTGGCGTCTTGTCCGATGAGGACCTCAAGGGTACCGAGTTCTTGGAACGCGATGACATTGCGAATGAACTCCCTGAAAACGCTGATGTGATGGAGCGACTACGCGACGCACTGTAG
- the glmM gene encoding phosphoglucosamine mutase, which translates to MGRRYFGTDGVRGLANKTLTAPLAMKLGSAAAKVLTANRKGGRRPVAVVGRDPRVSGEMLSAALSAGMASQGVDVLRVGVIPTPAVAFLTDDYGADMGVVISASHNPMPDNGIKFFAAGGLKLDDAVEAEIEATMLELSETGPTGAGIGRIVEESPDALERYLFHLAGAVPTPLDGIRVVVDCANGAASTAAPMAYQAAGADVVPIFNKPNAFNINENCGSTHIDVLQRAVLEHHADLGLAHDGDADRCLAVDSEGNVVDGDQIMAILAIAMKEGGELKKSTLVATVMSNLGLKLAMKDQGIDVRTTKVGDRYVLADLNAGDYSLGGEQSGHIVIPEHGTTGDGTLTGLSVMARMAQTGKTLSELASVMRVLPQTLINVPVTDKAAITNDEAVRTAITEAEEELGESGRVLLRPSGTEELFRVMVEAGDGATARKIAGRLAAVVASV; encoded by the coding sequence ATGGGACGACGTTACTTCGGCACTGATGGTGTTCGTGGTCTTGCGAATAAGACGTTAACCGCGCCGTTGGCAATGAAGTTGGGGTCTGCTGCGGCAAAGGTGCTGACCGCCAACCGAAAGGGTGGCCGTCGGCCTGTCGCTGTTGTGGGGCGTGACCCGCGTGTGTCGGGGGAAATGTTGTCCGCCGCGTTGTCCGCAGGGATGGCTAGCCAGGGTGTCGACGTCCTTCGCGTGGGCGTCATTCCGACCCCCGCTGTGGCGTTCTTGACCGATGATTATGGCGCTGACATGGGCGTTGTTATTTCCGCCAGCCACAACCCTATGCCCGATAATGGAATTAAGTTCTTCGCGGCTGGTGGCCTCAAACTTGACGACGCGGTCGAGGCGGAAATCGAAGCCACCATGTTGGAATTGTCCGAGACTGGCCCGACGGGTGCGGGAATTGGTCGTATTGTCGAGGAATCCCCTGACGCCCTGGAGCGCTATCTGTTCCACCTCGCAGGGGCTGTGCCCACGCCATTGGATGGAATTCGGGTTGTGGTGGATTGTGCTAACGGTGCTGCCTCGACGGCCGCACCCATGGCGTATCAGGCTGCCGGTGCCGATGTCGTCCCGATTTTTAACAAACCCAACGCGTTCAATATCAACGAAAACTGTGGATCGACGCATATCGATGTTTTGCAACGCGCTGTGCTGGAACACCACGCTGACCTCGGCCTAGCGCACGACGGCGACGCAGACCGCTGCTTGGCCGTCGATTCTGAGGGCAATGTTGTCGACGGTGACCAGATCATGGCGATCCTCGCGATCGCAATGAAAGAGGGCGGGGAACTGAAGAAGTCGACCCTCGTCGCAACGGTGATGTCGAACCTCGGCCTGAAGCTTGCGATGAAAGACCAGGGCATTGATGTCCGTACGACGAAGGTCGGCGACCGCTATGTGCTGGCTGACCTGAATGCTGGTGATTACAGCCTGGGTGGCGAACAGTCCGGGCACATCGTTATCCCAGAGCACGGGACGACGGGAGACGGCACGCTTACCGGCCTGAGCGTGATGGCCCGGATGGCTCAAACGGGGAAGACGCTATCCGAGTTGGCGTCGGTGATGAGGGTTCTCCCGCAGACGTTGATCAACGTGCCGGTCACTGACAAAGCAGCCATTACCAATGATGAGGCTGTTCGGACGGCGATCACCGAGGCCGAAGAGGAACTGGGCGAATCGGGTCGCGTGCTCTTGCGTCCGTCCGGCACGGAGGAACTTTTCCGCGTGATGGTGGAAGCTGGGGACGGTGCCACGGCGCGGAAAATCGCCGGTCGGTTGGCTGCCGTCGTCGCGAGTGTGTAA
- a CDS encoding acyltransferase family protein, giving the protein MSSAPLYCCGSAFAPVVHFDVPGSCMPRPVGKSTYLPGLDGLRAIAVIAVLLYHLSVPYSDGGLLGVGVFFTLSGYLITSILVRQWDRDGHIKFGQFWLRRFRRLLPAVITVVMTVMMLTAFLDHGNLAKRGWEALSALFYYNNWYEIAAGDSYFDMFGGPQPLSHMWSLAVEEQFYLVWPFVFTAITFLWQRRKHSHGYAAITCLILAAISGVWMAYLVEPGVDHTRVYEGTDTRALGLLIGASLAFVWKPGVAPSNVSGSASGTQASRSWRSNALARHLLDLVGLAGLAVVIFMMVRTDDNAMWLYQGGFAVLALATAAALLPLADEHSWMTRIVGLPPLRWLGERSYGIYLWHMPVIAFAPDGFVENHLIIAGPVLSAISVILAALSWTLIEDPVRRHGVVALARKWWSGHVSENASGTAASPAVSRRRGTPPVLTGVASVILLAILAAGLPKALADGSNGSSSNDPMAAIGGSGTDGAVKVGGDNGNGQGNGADNPDASSASGKDGKATAQGRNAGIDCSTVIHIGDSTSIALNSPDYLPDPADRVGAQYKRVGAKDVYLDIKGARAVIERYKDDPNATEVVTNMESHHYKDACWVMAIGTNDAANVTAGNQTSAEDRIRTIMDIVKDEKHVLWPTVKTVNAAQSAYANSGMQHYDEALRKMYKEYPNLRLYDWAGEVQDGWFIDDGIHPNTVGAKEKGRRFADALTQAFPAEKKPASQCTVGSGD; this is encoded by the coding sequence ATGTCATCGGCGCCGCTGTACTGTTGCGGATCCGCCTTTGCTCCTGTTGTTCACTTCGACGTACCGGGAAGTTGTATGCCACGCCCCGTAGGAAAATCCACCTATCTCCCTGGATTAGACGGCCTCCGCGCCATCGCTGTCATCGCTGTTCTGCTCTACCACCTGTCAGTTCCTTACTCCGACGGCGGGCTACTCGGTGTCGGCGTCTTTTTCACCTTGTCGGGGTATCTGATCACGTCGATCCTGGTCAGGCAGTGGGACCGTGATGGTCACATCAAATTTGGCCAATTCTGGCTTCGACGTTTCCGCAGGCTACTCCCCGCGGTCATCACCGTTGTGATGACGGTAATGATGCTCACCGCCTTCCTCGACCACGGGAATTTAGCGAAGCGAGGTTGGGAAGCACTGTCCGCACTGTTCTATTACAACAACTGGTATGAAATCGCCGCCGGTGACTCGTACTTCGACATGTTTGGTGGGCCTCAACCACTGAGCCACATGTGGTCACTAGCGGTGGAAGAACAGTTCTACCTTGTGTGGCCTTTTGTGTTCACCGCAATCACATTCCTGTGGCAGCGTCGTAAACATTCGCACGGTTACGCTGCGATTACGTGCTTGATCCTCGCCGCCATATCGGGTGTGTGGATGGCATACTTGGTGGAGCCAGGCGTCGATCACACTCGCGTCTACGAAGGAACGGATACCCGCGCATTAGGGCTGCTCATCGGCGCGTCTCTGGCTTTCGTGTGGAAGCCCGGCGTCGCCCCCTCTAACGTCTCCGGATCCGCCAGCGGCACACAAGCTTCACGGTCCTGGCGTTCCAACGCTCTCGCCCGTCATCTTCTTGACCTCGTCGGGCTGGCCGGTTTGGCTGTCGTCATTTTCATGATGGTCCGTACCGACGATAACGCCATGTGGCTCTACCAGGGAGGATTCGCAGTTCTCGCCCTGGCCACCGCCGCGGCTCTGCTGCCCCTTGCCGACGAGCACTCGTGGATGACCCGCATCGTTGGCCTTCCGCCTTTGCGCTGGTTGGGCGAGCGCTCCTACGGCATCTACCTCTGGCACATGCCTGTGATTGCGTTCGCGCCCGATGGGTTCGTCGAGAATCACTTGATTATTGCAGGGCCTGTGCTGTCCGCGATATCTGTCATTCTGGCTGCCCTGTCCTGGACATTGATCGAGGACCCAGTCCGCCGGCATGGAGTTGTTGCACTGGCACGTAAGTGGTGGTCAGGCCACGTGTCGGAAAACGCGTCCGGCACCGCAGCGAGCCCAGCAGTCTCTCGCCGACGCGGGACGCCGCCGGTCCTCACCGGGGTTGCCTCGGTCATCCTTCTCGCGATTCTCGCCGCCGGATTGCCTAAAGCTCTTGCCGACGGGTCGAATGGCTCGTCGTCCAACGATCCGATGGCTGCAATCGGCGGCAGTGGAACCGACGGGGCGGTCAAAGTCGGTGGAGACAACGGTAACGGGCAGGGAAACGGTGCCGACAACCCCGACGCATCGTCGGCAAGCGGTAAGGATGGTAAAGCCACTGCTCAAGGGAGGAATGCTGGGATTGACTGCTCAACGGTGATCCATATTGGCGATTCCACCTCTATCGCGCTCAATTCACCCGACTACCTGCCGGATCCGGCGGACCGCGTGGGCGCGCAATACAAGCGTGTGGGCGCGAAGGATGTGTACCTGGACATCAAGGGAGCACGGGCCGTTATTGAGCGGTATAAAGATGATCCGAACGCTACGGAAGTCGTCACCAACATGGAGAGCCACCACTACAAAGACGCGTGCTGGGTGATGGCTATTGGAACCAACGACGCCGCTAATGTCACCGCTGGCAATCAGACGTCGGCGGAGGACCGTATCCGCACGATTATGGACATTGTCAAGGACGAGAAGCACGTGCTGTGGCCGACGGTGAAAACCGTGAATGCTGCCCAGTCCGCCTACGCTAACTCGGGTATGCAGCATTACGACGAGGCGCTGCGGAAGATGTACAAGGAGTACCCCAACCTGCGTCTTTACGATTGGGCCGGTGAAGTGCAAGATGGCTGGTTCATTGACGACGGGATCCATCCGAATACCGTGGGCGCCAAGGAAAAAGGTCGACGTTTTGCCGACGCGCTGACCCAGGCATTCCCGGCGGAAAAGAAGCCCGCCAGCCAGTGCACGGTCGGTAGCGGCGACTGA
- a CDS encoding bifunctional ADP-dependent NAD(P)H-hydrate dehydratase/NAD(P)H-hydrate epimerase, with protein MFHPLLPVEAIRAAEEGVIASDSFPDETMQKAATAVADTVQWLSTVPGVPGNDRAAGPDDNGAHGLSGLPQEKPSSPAVIIVAGSGGNGGDALYAGAVLVQRGWHAVAVCVGSSVHERACRAFEKSGGVVVGKSGEAREADLGPQDLAQYRARFSSCFLIDGVTGIGGHGPLRDEPARWIAAAADAEIPAVAVDIPSGIDADTGIAHTPHVVAAATVTFGAFRRAHAMNSDCGVVLQADCGLRDACRSECEKREADGELVASGVRAVTPPDIRQIALPDGMVTLAPDVAKPHMASSPLWPAMALEPGAHDDKYTGGVVGIRAGSLEFPGAAVLCTTAAVRATSAMVRFAGKSRDAVVAAHPEIVAADDIASSGRVQAWVVGPGGGVERNYDDLHDLLCGSETSRGCPILIDADGLTALCQSDGNDSGSDAFPLIRAVKNYDGAVILTPHQGEFRRVVKAVLAEPLVELSSEERKALTDVLNPDSDYPRIPAVSAVARALHCVVLLKGRSTVVAAPADASSDTSADASSQVTVCVVDAGCSWAATPGSGDVLSGLAGALVAEGVGHAGPDAELPLSAVMETVVRAAVIHASAADIAAETEDGYAPTSASVIAEAIPRARARLYM; from the coding sequence GTGTTCCACCCCCTTCTCCCCGTCGAAGCAATTCGAGCTGCGGAGGAGGGGGTGATTGCGTCCGATTCGTTCCCCGACGAAACTATGCAGAAAGCGGCCACGGCAGTGGCAGATACCGTGCAGTGGCTCTCGACCGTGCCGGGAGTGCCCGGCAATGATCGGGCAGCGGGTCCGGATGATAATGGTGCACATGGACTTTCTGGGCTGCCCCAGGAGAAACCTTCTTCCCCGGCGGTGATTATTGTCGCAGGTAGCGGCGGTAATGGGGGCGATGCGCTCTATGCTGGAGCTGTGCTCGTTCAGCGTGGGTGGCACGCGGTGGCTGTGTGCGTGGGATCATCTGTTCATGAACGGGCGTGCCGGGCGTTCGAGAAGTCGGGTGGGGTTGTCGTCGGAAAGAGCGGGGAGGCCCGGGAGGCTGATCTCGGTCCTCAGGATTTGGCGCAGTATCGTGCCCGCTTTTCCTCGTGTTTTCTTATCGACGGGGTAACGGGGATTGGTGGACATGGGCCTCTTCGCGACGAGCCGGCCAGATGGATCGCTGCGGCCGCGGACGCGGAGATTCCGGCGGTGGCAGTGGATATTCCGTCCGGGATTGATGCGGATACCGGGATTGCCCACACCCCGCATGTAGTGGCTGCAGCGACCGTGACATTTGGTGCGTTTCGACGTGCCCATGCCATGAATTCCGATTGTGGGGTTGTTCTTCAGGCGGATTGTGGGTTGCGCGATGCCTGCCGCAGCGAGTGCGAGAAGCGCGAGGCGGATGGCGAGCTGGTTGCCTCCGGCGTGAGGGCGGTGACCCCGCCGGATATTCGGCAGATCGCTTTGCCCGATGGGATGGTGACGCTGGCGCCTGATGTGGCGAAGCCTCACATGGCGTCGTCACCACTGTGGCCGGCGATGGCGTTAGAACCAGGGGCTCATGATGACAAGTACACCGGTGGGGTAGTGGGTATTCGGGCCGGATCCCTCGAGTTCCCCGGCGCTGCCGTGCTGTGCACGACGGCTGCAGTTCGCGCCACGAGCGCGATGGTTCGGTTCGCTGGCAAGAGCCGTGACGCCGTTGTCGCCGCTCATCCTGAGATTGTGGCGGCTGACGATATTGCCTCGTCAGGGCGTGTTCAGGCGTGGGTCGTTGGCCCCGGCGGTGGCGTCGAGAGAAATTATGATGACCTCCACGACCTCCTGTGTGGCTCAGAGACCTCACGGGGATGCCCCATTCTTATCGACGCCGACGGGTTGACCGCTCTGTGTCAATCGGACGGAAACGACTCGGGGTCCGACGCGTTTCCGCTGATCCGAGCGGTAAAAAACTACGACGGTGCCGTTATTTTGACTCCTCACCAGGGCGAATTCCGACGTGTCGTGAAGGCTGTCCTGGCGGAACCGTTGGTGGAATTGTCCTCTGAGGAACGCAAGGCCTTGACGGACGTTCTCAACCCAGACAGCGACTATCCGCGTATCCCTGCGGTATCGGCGGTCGCGAGAGCGTTGCATTGTGTGGTGTTGCTTAAAGGTCGGTCCACGGTGGTCGCGGCCCCAGCAGATGCATCGTCTGACACTTCGGCGGATGCATCGTCGCAGGTAACAGTGTGTGTTGTCGACGCTGGTTGCTCGTGGGCGGCGACGCCGGGCTCGGGTGATGTGTTGTCGGGCCTAGCTGGGGCTTTGGTTGCAGAGGGCGTTGGTCACGCCGGTCCCGATGCTGAGTTGCCTTTGTCCGCCGTCATGGAGACTGTTGTCCGAGCTGCTGTCATTCATGCATCGGCGGCTGATATCGCAGCAGAGACCGAAGACGGGTATGCGCCGACGTCGGCGTCGGTTATTGCGGAGGCAATTCCGCGAGCACGCGCGCGCCTCTACATGTAG
- the rplM gene encoding 50S ribosomal protein L13: protein MSTFHPKSGDITRKWYVIDATDVVLGRLAVEAADLLRGKRKPIFAPNVDCGDHVIIINADKVRVSANKREREFRYRHSGYPGGLTTMTLGRSLEVHPERVIEEAIAGMMPHNKLSRASIKKLHVYAGSEHRHAAQKPENYEIKQVAQ from the coding sequence TTGTCTACTTTCCACCCGAAGAGCGGTGACATTACCCGTAAGTGGTACGTCATCGACGCCACCGACGTGGTGCTCGGCCGCCTCGCCGTTGAGGCTGCTGATCTGCTGCGTGGTAAGCGTAAGCCGATTTTTGCACCGAACGTTGACTGTGGCGATCACGTCATCATTATCAACGCCGATAAGGTTCGCGTTTCCGCAAATAAGCGCGAGCGTGAATTCCGTTACCGTCACTCCGGATACCCGGGTGGTCTGACCACCATGACCCTGGGTCGTTCGCTCGAGGTGCACCCGGAGCGCGTCATCGAAGAAGCTATCGCCGGTATGATGCCGCACAACAAGCTTTCCCGCGCATCTATCAAGAAGCTTCACGTGTACGCAGGTAGCGAGCACCGTCACGCTGCCCAGAAGCCCGAGAACTACGAGATCAAGCAGGTGGCACAGTAG
- the glmS gene encoding glutamine--fructose-6-phosphate transaminase (isomerizing): MCGIVGYVGRKQALNIALAALERMEYRGYDSAGIAVLDGRGTINIEKKAGKLGNLRNAIDHIGTDHLTGTTGIGHTRWATHGRPNDVNAHPHLSYDGKVAIVHNGIIENFAALREEVENTGIELKSETDSEVAAHLVALEYNQGQNKGDFDASVLAVLRRLEGAFSLLFTHADYPDRIIAARRSSPLIIGIGQDEMFLGSDVAAFIEHTNKAVEIGQDTAVTITKDGYTLTDFYGNQQEGKPFTIDWDLAAAEKGGYDSFMEKEINEQPAAIRDTLAGHLQDGRIVLDEQRLSEDELREVQKVFVVACGSAYHSGLLAKYAIEHWVRIPVEIEVASEFRYRDPVLDSRTLVVAVSQSGETADTLEAVRHAKMQNARVLAVCNTNGAQIPREADAVLYTHAGPEIGVASTKAFLAQIAANYIVGLALAQARGTKYPDEVTAIYQELEQIPEKIQQVLEQEEHITDIAREMGAIRTMLFLGRHVGFPVSLEGALKLKELAYIHAEGFPAGELKHGPIALIEENLPVTVVVPSPRGRAVLHSKIVSNIQEIRARGAKTIVIAEEGDDAVKPFANYLIEIPQTSTLLQPLLSTVPLQFLAAQIARECGNEDIDKPRNLAKSVTVE, encoded by the coding sequence ATGTGTGGAATTGTCGGTTACGTTGGCCGTAAGCAGGCCCTCAACATCGCCCTCGCGGCTCTTGAGCGAATGGAATACCGGGGGTATGACTCCGCAGGGATTGCCGTCCTCGACGGCCGGGGCACCATCAACATAGAGAAAAAAGCAGGAAAGCTGGGCAACCTGCGAAACGCTATCGACCACATCGGTACGGATCACCTCACCGGCACCACAGGAATTGGGCACACCCGCTGGGCAACGCACGGCCGGCCCAACGATGTTAATGCCCACCCGCACCTGTCCTATGACGGCAAAGTGGCCATCGTCCACAACGGCATCATTGAAAACTTCGCCGCTCTCAGAGAAGAAGTCGAAAACACCGGCATTGAACTGAAGTCCGAAACCGACTCGGAAGTCGCAGCCCACCTCGTTGCCTTGGAGTACAACCAAGGCCAAAACAAGGGGGATTTCGACGCCTCTGTCCTGGCAGTATTGCGTCGGCTAGAGGGAGCTTTCAGCCTATTATTCACACACGCTGACTACCCGGACCGGATTATCGCCGCCCGACGGTCGTCGCCGTTGATTATCGGAATCGGCCAGGACGAAATGTTCTTGGGTTCCGATGTCGCCGCCTTTATTGAACACACCAACAAGGCGGTAGAAATCGGCCAAGACACCGCAGTGACCATCACGAAAGATGGCTACACGCTCACGGACTTTTATGGTAATCAGCAAGAAGGCAAACCCTTCACCATTGACTGGGATCTGGCTGCTGCGGAAAAGGGTGGCTATGACTCCTTCATGGAGAAGGAGATCAATGAGCAGCCCGCCGCTATCCGCGACACCCTCGCGGGGCACCTGCAGGATGGTCGAATTGTCCTCGACGAGCAGCGGTTGTCCGAAGACGAGCTTCGTGAAGTGCAGAAAGTGTTCGTCGTCGCCTGTGGGTCCGCCTATCACTCCGGATTGTTGGCGAAATATGCCATTGAGCACTGGGTTCGCATCCCCGTGGAGATCGAGGTAGCTAGCGAGTTCCGGTACCGTGACCCCGTGCTCGACTCTCGGACGCTCGTGGTTGCGGTATCCCAGTCGGGTGAAACCGCGGACACCCTAGAGGCCGTCCGCCACGCGAAAATGCAGAATGCGCGGGTGTTGGCTGTGTGTAACACCAACGGTGCGCAAATCCCGCGCGAAGCCGACGCCGTGTTGTACACCCACGCCGGCCCCGAGATCGGTGTGGCGTCGACAAAGGCCTTCTTGGCGCAAATCGCGGCGAACTACATCGTGGGCTTGGCCCTGGCACAGGCTCGGGGGACAAAGTATCCCGATGAAGTCACCGCCATCTACCAGGAGTTGGAACAAATTCCTGAGAAAATCCAGCAAGTCTTAGAGCAAGAAGAACACATTACGGACATTGCCCGAGAGATGGGTGCGATTCGGACGATGTTATTCTTAGGGCGGCATGTTGGCTTCCCCGTCTCTTTGGAGGGGGCCTTAAAGCTCAAGGAGCTGGCATATATTCATGCCGAAGGGTTCCCCGCGGGGGAGTTGAAACACGGGCCGATCGCGCTGATCGAAGAGAATCTTCCGGTGACAGTGGTAGTGCCGAGCCCACGCGGCAGGGCCGTGTTGCATTCGAAGATTGTGTCTAACATTCAAGAGATCCGCGCGCGAGGCGCAAAAACCATCGTTATCGCGGAGGAAGGCGATGATGCTGTCAAGCCTTTCGCGAACTACCTGATCGAGATTCCGCAGACATCAACACTCTTGCAGCCTTTATTGTCGACGGTTCCTCTGCAGTTCTTGGCAGCCCAGATCGCCCGAGAGTGCGGAAATGAGGACATCGACAAGCCCCGCAACTTGGCGAAGTCGGTGACCGTCGAATAA
- the rpsI gene encoding 30S ribosomal protein S9, with amino-acid sequence MSENTENQIQDEANEADFIAAQAASEEFVSTIGDSVATEVEEEAVAEPEQRDFPIQTVGRRKRAVVRVVMTAGSGEFTCNGRALEDYFPNKLHQQLIKAPLTLIEREGQFDIKANLKGGGPSGQAGAFRLAIARALNAYNPADRSALKKAGFLTRDAREVERKKAGLHKARRAPQYSKR; translated from the coding sequence GTGAGCGAGAACACCGAAAACCAGATTCAGGACGAGGCTAACGAGGCCGACTTCATCGCCGCCCAGGCAGCGAGCGAAGAGTTCGTTTCCACCATCGGCGATTCCGTCGCCACTGAGGTCGAAGAAGAAGCTGTTGCTGAGCCCGAGCAGCGCGACTTCCCGATTCAGACCGTGGGCCGTCGCAAGCGCGCCGTTGTTCGCGTCGTGATGACCGCTGGCTCCGGCGAGTTCACCTGTAACGGCCGCGCCTTGGAAGATTACTTCCCGAACAAGCTGCACCAGCAGCTCATTAAGGCTCCCCTCACCCTCATTGAGCGTGAAGGCCAGTTCGATATCAAGGCGAACCTCAAGGGTGGCGGCCCTTCGGGTCAGGCCGGTGCTTTCCGCCTCGCGATCGCCAGGGCACTGAACGCCTACAACCCGGCTGACCGCAGCGCCCTCAAGAAGGCCGGATTCCTCACCCGCGATGCTCGCGAGGTTGAGCGCAAGAAGGCTGGTTTGCACAAAGCTCGTCGCGCTCCGCAGTACTCGAAGCGTTAA